CATGATCGTGTGGCAACGGAACAAGCGATAAGGATCTTCCAGATTATCAAGACGTTCGCCAGTTGCCTGATCACGTGAATCGGCAATAAAGCGATAAGCCTGCAGCAAACCTGCCGGACCGACGAATTTATCAGGATTCCACCAGAAAGATGGGCATGAAGTCGAGCAGCATGCGCACAGAATGCACTCATACAGACCATCAAGCTCTTCACGTTCGGCAGGAGACTGCAGGCGTTCTTTTTCCGGAGGAATGGAATCATTCATCAGGTAAGGCTTGATCGAATTGTATTGCTTGAAGAATTGCGTCATATCCACGATCAAGTCGCGAATAACAGGCAAGCCTGGCAAAGGGCGCAAGACGATGGGCTCAGTCAATTCATTCAGATTGGTGGTGCAAGCCAGACCATTTTTGCCATTGATGTTCATTGCATCAGAACCACACACACCTTCACGGCATGAGCGGCGCAGCGCAAGAGAATCATCAACATCAGACTTGATGCGTTGCAAGGCATCCAACAACATCTTGTCAGTGTCTTGCAACTCAACGGTCAAGTCCTGCATGTAAGGCTTGGCGTCCTTGTCCGGATCGTAGCGATAGATTTTAAATTTCAGTGTACGTGCCATATCGGTATCTCTTTAGAATGTACGGGCTTTAGGCTTGAAGGTTTCTACAGTCAGTGGTTTGGTCACGACTGGCTTGTAGTCGAGGCGATTGCCTTCGGAATACCACAAGGTATGCTTCATCCAGTTCACGTCGTCGCGCTGTTCGTAATCGCGGTGCGCATGTGCGCCTCGGGATTCTTTACGGGCGGCAGCGGATGTGATCGTTGCCTTGGCTGTTTCGATCAGATTATCCAGTTCCAGTGCTTCTACACGGGCAGTATTGAAGACCTTGGATTTATCCTTGAAAGAAACATGCTTGCGACGCTCATCAAGCTCCATAATTTTCTTGTAGCCGGTTTGCAGCAATTCATCAGTACGGAACACGCCGCAGTACTGCTGCATGGTGCCGCGAATCGCATTGGCAACATCTTGCACGCGCTCGGAACCCGTACTGGTTTCCAGCTTGGACAAACGTGACAGCGCCAGATCAGCTGCATCAGCAGGCAAATCTTTATTGCTGCGAGCCTTGAGGTTACTTGCAACCACATGATTACCCGCTGCACGGCCAAACACCAGCAAATCAAGCAGGGAGTTCGTACCCAGACGGTTTGCACCATGCACAGATACACAGGCACATTCACCAATTGCATACAGGCCATTGACGATTTCGCTGCCACCGTTTTTCGGAGCAACTACCTGACCATAGATATTGGTCGGGATACCGCCCATCTGATAGTGGATCGTAGGAACGACAGGAATCGGTTCCTTGGTTGCATCCACATTGGCAAACTTGTGCGCAATTTCCAGAATCGATGGCAAACGTTTTTGAATGGTGTCAGCACCGATATGACGCAGGTCCAGCATGACGTGATCTTTATTCGGACCACAGCCACGGCCTTCCTTAATTTCCTGATCCATGGAACGGGAAACAAAGTCGCGTGGGGCCAGATCTTTCAGTGTAGGCGCATAACGCTCCATGAAGCGCTCGCCCTGGCTATTCACCAAAATACCGCCCTCACCTCGCACACCCTCAGTAATCAGGACACCAGCACCGGCAACACCGGTCGGGTGGAATTGCCAGAACTCCATATCTTCGAGTGGCAAACCAGCGCGAGCAGCCATACCCATACCGTCACCGGTATTGATAAATGCATTAGTAGAAGCAGCCCAGATACGACCAGCGCCGCCAGTTGCAAATATCGTGGTTTTGGCTTCCAGCATCATGACTTCGCCAGTTTCCATCTCCAGCGCGACAACGCCCAACACATCACCTTCTGCATCACGGATCAGGTCGATTGCCATCCACTCAACAAAGAAATGGGTACGTGCGCGGACGTTACGTTGATATAAAGTATGCAGCAAGGCATGACCGGTACGGTCAGCTGCAGCACAGGCACGCTGCACTGGTTTTTCACCAAAATTGGCAGTGTGGCCACCAAAAGGACGCTGATAAATCGTGCCATCCGCATTACGGTCAAAAGGCATACCGAAATGTTCAAGCTCATACACGACCTTTGGTGCTTCACGGCACATGAATTCGATCGCATCCTGGTCACCCAGGTAATCAGAACCCTTGACCGTGTCAAACATATGCCAGTACCAGTTGTCTTCGGACATATTGCCCAGGGAAGCACCAATACCGCCCTGCGCAGCCACCGTATGAGAACGGGTAGGAAATACTTTAGACAGTACGGCAACATTCAGACCAGCTTCTGCCAATTGCAGCGAAGCGCGCATGCCGGAGCCACCGGCACCAACGATGACCGCATCAAAACGGCGGCTTGGGATTGTGGATTTAATTGCAGCCACTTTTATACTCTCCACAAAATCTGTGCAGCATAGCCAGCACAAGCAATCAGCCACAGAATAGTGGCAACTTGAAATACCAGACGAACAAATACGTTGTGCGTCACATAATCCATCCAGATATCACGCATACCAACCCAGGCGTGATACAGCAGGCAGATGACAACAGAGAAAGTCGCCAGCTTGAACCATTGCATGGCAAATATGCCAGCCCAGGCAGCCTGATTGAAGTTTTTGCCCGTCAAAAACAAACCCAGCAAAATGACGGTGTACGTTGCCATGACGATGGCAGTAACACGCTGCGCCAGCCAGTCACGCAAACCGTAACTTGCTCCCACGACCAGGCGCTTTGGTCCAATATTATTATTTGCCATTTTTAAAATACTCCGAACAGTTTCATGGCTACCAATGCTGCCAGCACAAGACTGATCGCCAACACACTCACCGCTGACTGACGTGCACTGTCCTTGTCGAGACCGTAGTGCAAATCCATCAGCAAGTGGCGGATACCAGCGCAGAAATGGTGCAGATAAGCCCACGACAAAGCCAGGATGATCAGCTTGACGAAAACACCAGATGCCAATGCCTGCAATTCGGCAAATGTTGCTTCTGATGTCAAACTCTTATCGAGCAGATACAAGATGAATGGCAACAACAAGAACATCAGCATTCCACTTGCCCGGTGCAAGATGGAAACAAAGCCTGCCAGCGGCAACCGGTAACCGGTTGCATCTATCAAGCGCATTACACCAAAGCGTGGCTTGGTTCTTACAACTTCAGACATAAATAATCTCCCCATTAACTAGTCTGTACATAAACCTTGCAATTTTCGCTCATTTTGGTGCATTGCACCAACAAAAATCATCACGATTAACAAAATATCGCTATCTTAAACCTAAAGCTGTGTACACGCAGAGCCAGCGAAATTGCAGATCACGAGACTTTTCACATCCAAAAACCACAGCAAATCAAATACCTGATTGATTTAGCTCAATTCATTTCTGTAGTGATGATTCATCGTCAGATATAAACCACGGCGCAACTCAACCGGCTTGTCGCCATAAGTAAAAGAAACACGCTCCACATTGAGCAAAGGCGTGCCAGCATCAACGTTCAGCAAACCGGCTATCGCTGCATCTGCGCAAACTGCCCGGATTTGCTCGGAAGCCCGTATCATGTGCGTGCCAAATTCAGTTTCAAATAAACCGTACATAGGCCCCTTGTATTCATTCAGACGCTCAGCCGTCAGACCTTTGAAGATGGAGCCGGGCAACCACAGGTCATCAAGAATAGTGGGGACACCAGAAAAAGATTGAACACGCCGAATAAAAACGACGGAATCACCAGAT
This is a stretch of genomic DNA from Undibacterium sp. KW1. It encodes these proteins:
- a CDS encoding succinate dehydrogenase iron-sulfur subunit — encoded protein: MARTLKFKIYRYDPDKDAKPYMQDLTVELQDTDKMLLDALQRIKSDVDDSLALRRSCREGVCGSDAMNINGKNGLACTTNLNELTEPIVLRPLPGLPVIRDLIVDMTQFFKQYNSIKPYLMNDSIPPEKERLQSPAEREELDGLYECILCACCSTSCPSFWWNPDKFVGPAGLLQAYRFIADSRDQATGERLDNLEDPYRLFRCHTIMNCVDVCPKGLNPTRAIGKIKELMVRRAV
- the sdhA gene encoding succinate dehydrogenase flavoprotein subunit, which encodes MAAIKSTIPSRRFDAVIVGAGGSGMRASLQLAEAGLNVAVLSKVFPTRSHTVAAQGGIGASLGNMSEDNWYWHMFDTVKGSDYLGDQDAIEFMCREAPKVVYELEHFGMPFDRNADGTIYQRPFGGHTANFGEKPVQRACAAADRTGHALLHTLYQRNVRARTHFFVEWMAIDLIRDAEGDVLGVVALEMETGEVMMLEAKTTIFATGGAGRIWAASTNAFINTGDGMGMAARAGLPLEDMEFWQFHPTGVAGAGVLITEGVRGEGGILVNSQGERFMERYAPTLKDLAPRDFVSRSMDQEIKEGRGCGPNKDHVMLDLRHIGADTIQKRLPSILEIAHKFANVDATKEPIPVVPTIHYQMGGIPTNIYGQVVAPKNGGSEIVNGLYAIGECACVSVHGANRLGTNSLLDLLVFGRAAGNHVVASNLKARSNKDLPADAADLALSRLSKLETSTGSERVQDVANAIRGTMQQYCGVFRTDELLQTGYKKIMELDERRKHVSFKDKSKVFNTARVEALELDNLIETAKATITSAAARKESRGAHAHRDYEQRDDVNWMKHTLWYSEGNRLDYKPVVTKPLTVETFKPKARTF
- the sdhD gene encoding succinate dehydrogenase, hydrophobic membrane anchor protein is translated as MANNNIGPKRLVVGASYGLRDWLAQRVTAIVMATYTVILLGLFLTGKNFNQAAWAGIFAMQWFKLATFSVVICLLYHAWVGMRDIWMDYVTHNVFVRLVFQVATILWLIACAGYAAQILWRV
- the sdhC gene encoding succinate dehydrogenase, cytochrome b556 subunit, whose protein sequence is MSEVVRTKPRFGVMRLIDATGYRLPLAGFVSILHRASGMLMFLLLPFILYLLDKSLTSEATFAELQALASGVFVKLIILALSWAYLHHFCAGIRHLLMDLHYGLDKDSARQSAVSVLAISLVLAALVAMKLFGVF